TTACTACAACACTGATTCCATCAGACAAACCATTTTTGTCAGTGGTCTGGACATTTGGTAGTGAAAATATAATCACTTTCAGTGGTAAAAACATCACTGGACCAGAGTATGAAGGCAGGATCACCCTCTTCATGTCTACTGGATCTCTGGAGCTCAGGAATCTGGATCTTAATGACAGTGGACAATACAGTCTGAGCATCATTCAAGCTGGAGGACCAGGGAAGACAGGGAGCACAACACTGAACGTACTTGGTGAGCAAATGTTTGACATCTCTTTCAGTGCTGAGTAAAGATTAGGCCTATGTGTAAAAATttagtaagaaataaaaaagaattcaGCTAAATAATTGTGTTCAGTGGTTTCAAATGAGATTCATACTGAGACCAGAATTCAGATTTTTATTACACATAAAATTATAATTACATAatactaagacaaaataaatatttaaaaaactcTGAAACATGGTTAAAAGTAAGTGGACCATAAgtgaatatttctttttttgtcaaactgTTTTTCCAGGTGAAGAATAAACTTTCAGGCTCAAATCACTTCACTGTGTACATGATGGGATGGTTTCTCACTGATAATGACATTTAAAGTCTTCCAATAACTGCATTATAATAAAGTCTTTGGTAATTTTACTTGGCCACATGGTAGTTAGATACATAATATCAACAAAGATGAAATTTCCCTCTTTTGTGCAAAGCATTTTATAACATCCCTATATAACCTTTACAGTTGTAATATTGTCGTCATtagaaatgttgcttttttgtaGTGGCAGAAGTGTTCAATGTGCAGCCATGAATACTCACCATCTCATTATGAACATGAGATTTATTCCCAGCcactgcagtgtttccttttattaTACCTTCCTTAGTTTGGGGCAAATTGGaaaccattttctttttcatccacAGAGCCAGTCTCCAATGTAACGGCAACTGCCAGCAGCACAGACTTGGTGGAGTTCAACAGCTCTGTCCGTCtgtcctgctcctcctctggatcctctctctctttcctctggcTGAACGGCAGCTCTGAGGTTACAGCCAGTGACAGAGTTCACATCACTGATGGAGGCTCCACTCTCACTATAGTTAACGTGACCCACTACGACCAGGGACCATTCAGGTGTCGTGTGTCCAATCCTGTCAGTGTTGGCACCAGTGATCTAATAACCCTCTCCATCAGCTGTGAGTTACTAACCTACATGCTCAGCTGTTTATCTGACGACATATGAATGCGAACAGAGACAGAGTTTAGATTATTGTTGGATTAGTGAGAAGTGCAATTGCCTGGTTTGTTAGTCTTTTTGTTCCGCCATGGGTTTTACAAATGattagaaacacatttttcaatctAACATAATATAGTAAAATATCACTGCAAACTACAGCACAGTGTGGACTTAATTATTATCAAGTCAGTTTAATTTAGAAAGTGTTTATTGCTGGGCtgttctgttctgtaacatCATGCAGagggttttttctttttctgatgaCGATGTGTGATAATGCAGTTGTGCATACTAACTTGTTGCTGTTTATTCCTCCACATTCAGATGGCCCAGAAGATATTAATTTGACAATATCTCTGTCACAAGAATACTATGGGGAAGGGTCAGACATCACCCTGTCCTGCTCAGCTGACTCCAGACCTGCTGCCCTGTTTTACTGGTTTCTAAATGGAGACTTTCTGTCTGATACTGGACCAGAGCTCAGACTGATGAACATTCAGATGAGTCAGAGTGGGAACTACAGCTGTCAGGCCTTTAATGACAAAACTCTGAGATATGAAACATCTCAGCCTGCAGCTGTCTCTGTACTGGGTAAGTTTGAATGAAAGGTTTTGCGTCAATAAATATGGATAGAAAAGATGAGAAGTACCTAAGATAGTATCAGATAAAAACtttctaaaatataaaaaggtgtGCTAAACAATTGTGGAACATAAAGAAACAATACTTCCTCTTCATACGTTTGCATTTAAGAAGCGTCTGAAATTTGTGTTTGTACAGAGACAACTGAGGCTCAGAATAAAACATATCTGAGGTCAAAGAAAAATCACTTCCTGGAGTGGCCAGtagcacagcacacacacacacacacacacacacacacacattgaagaTAATCACATTACATTCACCATGTAAATACACATTATTTGTTACTGCAATATCTTTACAGTAATCTAGTCAAACAAACTATATCACCTTTCACATCTCCAATTTGTCCAGTCGGAACTGTTCAGTCCAATTCATAGACTAACAAAAAGTTCAACTCTTGCATTTCTATGGTCAATGTGTTTCTGGCTAATTGGGCAAGATTAACCAGCAAGGTCAGCCAACACTGGTTAAATATTGCACCAAGCACTAGGCAACAGAtaagatataataataaaacatgctGAGTAATCTGGTGACAGTCATGACTGATACTCTATGCCTCACAGTTGTAAAACGTTCAGATGAAAGATCATCGATATAaatgtaaactttaaaaaacaacaataactgCATGGTCACGGGTAAATTAACTGGACTACATGAATATGTGTAACTCGCATACAAACCTTTGTTTAAAGCCATGATTACTCATAGGATCATTAAAATAGTAGCATTACCACGCTCCACATTTCTCCCCTCTACTGAACAATGTTCCCTTTCTTAGGCAAGAAAGGTGGCCAGTATAAAACCACTGTGTTTTTCACCCACAGCGCGTGTTGCCAATGTTTTGGTAATTAAACACCACAGACTTGGTGGAGTTCAACAGCTCTGTCCGTCtgtcctgctcctcctctggatcctctctctctttcctctggcTGAACAGCAGCTCTGAGGTTACAGCCAGTGACAGAGTTCAGCTCACTGATGGAGGCTCCACTCTCACTATAGTTAATGTGACCCGCTACGACCAGGGACCATTCAGGTGTTGTGTATTTAATCCTGTaagccagtggttctcaaccggtGGGGCCTGCCCCCCCAGGAACCTGActcgcgcacgcacgcacacacacacagttgcgccgtcatcacgtgctgtagtaggggggccgccttgataatcctgcataggagcccggtgttggctcgttacgccactgacctcctggttagggttaggtgccttgaagtcaaccgtcaaagcgctgcctggaaggagacgttgggggctttaAACACCATTGAGCAAATTTTGCTCTCTATGTCATCTGTGTGTAACATTAATGTTTGCTTAACCCTCGtattgacttcgggtcaaattgacccattttaaatttttgttctatatgaaaatataaaatgtgtagaagaaaaacttaatttaaaacgttggaaaaagcaaaaacaaacaaaggcgtcaaaaacgtcgtaaaaaagttttttcaaggttgacgggaagacaacacaaaggttaaacAGTAATTATGTGTCAAGGTTGTGTTTACAGAAGTTATGCTATATTAAGACTTGGGGTCAAAACTTTGAAACAATTACATTTGATCAATTAGAAATCACATTACATAACAAAGGTCAAGAGTCAATAGTTAAAGAATTTTGTGGTTTCAATGAAACCGCTTTCTTCTACATTTTCAGTGTGTGAACTGAAACACTGAATAAGAACTTAATATTATGTAGCTGTTATGTTCCTCTCATGTAGATGATATTTCTGAGGTACAGGTtattcaaaaccacaaatgttgaaataacAGTGTGGACAGTCAGACaatttttttatacattattcAGGAAACAGTTAGGTTTGCCCTTTACAATGATTAACTGTTCTTAAGttcttttgtattgttttaagtAATATTAGTAATATTTATCACATTATCTTTTGCCCAACAGAGAGAATATCAGGTGCTTTTGTCACACCAACAACAAGCCTGACGATTGAAGGGATCTTTGTCAACTTAACCTGTGATGCTGCTGGCTCTGTCTTTACCAGAAAGTGGATGAAAGATGGCTCAGATCTGACTCTGGCTGGAAACATGAACCTTTATGACAAGAACAAAGTGCTGTCTTTTAACAGCCTGAAAACAACAGACAGTGGGGAATATTCCTGTAATACCAGCAACCCCCTCAGCAACGATGAAGCTAAATACACCATGGTTGTGATCTGTAGGTAACAAACTGTATTTACTGAGTACCATAAGTAACTAtattacaaaaatgttttgtgtgtatatctgtagcaaaaataattttaaagtaAATTATTGAACACGTTTTATAttccttattttatttatgagcATCATAAATAAcagtgtagcctactactgt
This window of the Perca flavescens isolate YP-PL-M2 chromosome 6, PFLA_1.0, whole genome shotgun sequence genome carries:
- the LOC114556818 gene encoding carcinoembryonic antigen-related cell adhesion molecule 8 isoform X1 encodes the protein MVVGVPGLTKGAGVLPDGPLNAAVGATVMFTTTLIPSDKPFLSVVWTFGSENIITFSGKNITGPEYEGRITLFMSTGSLELRNLDLNDSGQYSLSIIQAGGPGKTGSTTLNVLEPVSNVTATASSTDLVEFNSSVRLSCSSSGSSLSFLWLNGSSEVTASDRVHITDGGSTLTIVNVTHYDQGPFRCRVSNPVSVGTSDLITLSISYGPEDINLTISLSQEYYGEGSDITLSCSADSRPAALFYWFLNGDFLSDTGPELRLMNIQMSQSGNYSCQAFNDKTLRYETSQPAAVSVLERISGAFVTPTTSLTIEGIFVNLTCDAAGSVFTRKWMKDGSDLTLAGNMNLYDKNKVLSFNSLKTTDSGEYSCNTSNPLSNDEAKYTMVVIYGPENVKITGPSEIDLGQSFTLTCSADSTPSATYTWILNGTEIHNSAEFTKNNTEVSDSGSYACQAMNSITERTSTAVHGLSVTDRRSGGLSAGAIAGIIILCLVIASAGGAVGGHYVYKNKINNKAPPPSDNKEKEEPVYENTSAVYENL
- the LOC114556818 gene encoding carcinoembryonic antigen-related cell adhesion molecule 5 isoform X2, giving the protein MFTTTLIPSDKPFLSVVWTFGSENIITFSGKNITGPEYEGRITLFMSTGSLELRNLDLNDSGQYSLSIIQAGGPGKTGSTTLNVLEPVSNVTATASSTDLVEFNSSVRLSCSSSGSSLSFLWLNGSSEVTASDRVHITDGGSTLTIVNVTHYDQGPFRCRVSNPVSVGTSDLITLSISYGPEDINLTISLSQEYYGEGSDITLSCSADSRPAALFYWFLNGDFLSDTGPELRLMNIQMSQSGNYSCQAFNDKTLRYETSQPAAVSVLERISGAFVTPTTSLTIEGIFVNLTCDAAGSVFTRKWMKDGSDLTLAGNMNLYDKNKVLSFNSLKTTDSGEYSCNTSNPLSNDEAKYTMVVIYGPENVKITGPSEIDLGQSFTLTCSADSTPSATYTWILNGTEIHNSAEFTKNNTEVSDSGSYACQAMNSITERTSTAVHGLSVTDRRSGGLSAGAIAGIIILCLVIASAGGAVGGHYVYKNKINNKAPPPSDNKEKEEPVYENTSAVYENL